One Vespa crabro chromosome 1, iyVesCrab1.2, whole genome shotgun sequence genomic region harbors:
- the LOC124431815 gene encoding short transient receptor potential channel 5-like: MVQEDTRRIETEEEYEIRKNVTLPQLQEIEQEFFELVINGSIAEVELYLRVHPDFKINATNYQGITALHIAIEERNGPMVKFLLSHPEIDPGDAHLYAIRENETKIAGMILDKLNEISPGLEYASVTHSSDFPDEATPLAIAAQYGHYELIQYLIEHRLHRIQRPHPPNCNCLSVCKREREIYDSLTVDRKRIFLYRAISNPAYICLTEEDPILASFNLSVELKMAASYDREFYNEYIQLSEKLSEFATDLIGCARKAHEVETVLKRTSGFSRSSRFIYPRLLMALDYKQKTFVAHPNVQELIENKWVDNWYEWRMRKTWLQCLTVLLRIILLPLIALIILIIPNTKIAKFFSSPVNKFLHSVASYLVFLIIVFLISNADKNKQLRGPPNTGFEPILAIYVISYLWSIIRLCIMLGPKRFFRAPWNWYESCMIFLFLLTFMCWIDAAIDVRINGQCDLERKYWHKYDPTLIAEGVYCLATIMAFFRLMFLCQLNYHLGPLQLSLGKMIHDVTKFIVIFAIVLLAFTSGLSKLYQYYEDMVQIDKNNIKIQQVSSFVNFPSSLKTLFWAVFCMSPIESADVIIENLPSDNDTETIINHHTFTEIIGYIAFASFEFISVVVVLNMLIACMTNTFTKVTDNVIVEWTFGRTEVYINFMLMTTLPPPFNIIPTFAGFQTIAEYVKVLVKPPPNKRARWDFMQCCYIVSIVELHVTLYGNFKMGYLTKETLEDEKDEVFAQVMMQLVQRYFREKSREIEKTNIEKFRRELIEVRGLLREALEAA; encoded by the exons ATGGTTCAAGAGGATACTCGTCGAATCGAAACGGaagaagaatatgaaata CGAAAAAACGTGACCCTTCCACAACTTCAAGAAATAGAACAGGAATTTTTCGAGTTGGTGATAAACGGAAGTATCGCTGAAGTCGAACTTTATCTGAGAGTTCATCcggattttaaaattaatgctACCAACTACCAA GGTATTACAGCTCTACACATAGCCATTGAAGAGAGGAATGGCCCTATGGTGAAATTTCTACTTTCCCATCCAGAGATTGATCCCGGTGACGCCCATCTCTACGCAATCAGAGAAAACGAGACGAAGATAGCCGGCATGATTTTAGACAAGCTCAACGAGATATCACCGGGATTAGAATATGCCAGTGTCACTCATAGTTCTGATTTCCCGGATGAGGCTACACCCTTAGCGATCGCAGCACAGTACGGTCATTATGAGCTTATTCAATATCTGATCGAACATCGACTTCATAGGATTCAACGACCTCACCCACCTAACTGCAATTGCTTGAGCGTGTGCAA ACGAGAACGTGAAATTTACGACAGCTTAACGGTGGATCGAAAACGTATATTTCTCTATCGAGCTATATCTAATCCAGCCTATATCTGTTTGACCGAGGAAGATCCAATTCTCGCTTCTTTTAATCTATCGGTCGAGCTAAAAATGGCTGCATCCTACGACAGGGAGTTCTATAACGAGTACATCCAGCTATCCGAG AAATTATCAGAATTCGCTACGGATCTGATCGGTTGCGCCAGGAAAGCTCATGAAGTGGAGACAGTGTTGAAGAGAACGTCAGGCTTTTCTAGATCTTCTAGATTCATTTATCCGCGCCTGTTAATGGCTCTTGATTACAAGCAAAAAACTTTTGTCGCTCATCCGAACGTACAAGAG CTGATCGAGAACAAATGGGTGGACAATTGGTACGAatggagaatgagaaaaactTGGCTTCAATGTCTAACCgttttattacgaataatcCTGTTACCTCTTATCGCCTTGATCATTCTGATCATACCGAACACGAAAATCgctaaatttttttcaagtcCGGTTAATAAATTCCTTCACTCTGTTGCCAGCTATCTCGTTTTCCTTATCATCGTATTTCTTATATCCAATGCCGATAAGAACAAGCAACTTCGTGGGCCACCGAATACCG gaTTCGAACCGATTCTAGCAATTTACGTGATATCGTATTTATGGTCGATCATACGGCTTTGCATTATGCTCGGTCCAAAAAGATTCTTCAGGGCACCTTGGAACTG GTACGAAAGCTGCATGATATTCCTGTTCCTATTGACGTTTATGTGCTGGATAGATGCTGCTATCGACGTCAGGATTAACGGGCAATGTGActtagagagaaaatattggCACAAATACGATCCGACATTGATAGCCGAAGGTGTTTATTGTTTGGCTACGATCATGGCCTTCTTTCGATTGATGTTTCTTTGTCAATTGAATTATCACCTCGGTCCTCTTCAACTCTCCCTTGGAAAGATGATCCATGATGTTACCAAATTCATCGTGATATTCGCCATCGTCCTTTTAGCTTTCACATCCG GTCTGTCTAAGTTGTATCAGTATTACGAAGATATGGtacaaatcgataaaaataatataaagatacaACAGGTGAGTTCATTCGTTAATTTCCCATCGAGCCTGAAGACACTTTTTTGGGCCGTTTTCTGTATGAGTCCTATTGAAAGTGCTGACGTCATTATTGAAAATCTACCAAGTGATAACGATACGGAAACTATCATAAATCATCATACATTTACAGAGATTATCGGTTATATCGCGTTCGCAA GTTTTGAATTCATTTCTGTGGTCGTTGTCCTTAATATGCTGATTGCCTGTATGACCAATACCTTTACCAAGGTCACAGATAACGTCATCGTCGAATGGACCTTTGGTCGAACGGAG GTTTACATCAATTTCATGCTGATGACCACCCTACCACCACCCTTCAATATAATTCCCACTTTCGCTGGCTTTCAAACGATCGCCGAATACGTGAAGGTACTCGTCAAACCACCGCCGAACAAACGCGCCCGCTGGGACTTCATGCAGTGTTGctatatcgttagtatcgtagAATTACACGTTACACTTTATGGTAATTTCAAAATGGGATATCTTACCAAG gaAACGTTAGAAGATGAAAAGGACGAAGTATTCGCCCAAGTGATGATGCAATTGGTACAACGTTATTTCCGCGAGAAGAGTAGGGAAATCGAGAAGACGAACATCGAGAAATTTAGAAGAGAATTGATAGAAGTGAGAGGACTTCTGCGAGAGGCACTTGAAGCTGCTTGA